The Siniperca chuatsi isolate FFG_IHB_CAS linkage group LG9, ASM2008510v1, whole genome shotgun sequence genome includes a region encoding these proteins:
- the si:cabz01093077.1 gene encoding C-C chemokine receptor type 2, translated as MCMNISEDDPYNYDYDYKTDCDQDPSPELPDGAMVLPVLYYVLFCLSLLGNTTVLWVLLRCMKLKTMTDICLLNLALSDLILAVSLPLWAYNSQNLASCKLITGVYQLGFYGGTFFVTLMSVDRYLAIVHAVAAMRARSLRYGIAAGITVWVISVIMAIPQITFASLEINTDDNSSQCQPLYPDDTQQFWKMLRNFSENTVGLFVCLPIMIFCYVKILVVLSKSRNSKKNRAVKLIFTIVCVFVVCWVPYNVTVFLQTLQLFGILDTCEASKTINSAMGFAEIIALSHCCVNPVIYAFIGEKFRKSLGRVLARYFCWSHQSSTFSLRDTTEKETSNTPVRSDY; from the exons ATGTG TATGAACATATCAGAAGATGACCCATACAATTACGACTATGATTATAAAACCGACTGCGATCAGGATCCCAGTCCAGAGTTGCCCGATGGAGCCATGGTTTTGCCGGTTCTTTACTACGTGCTGTTTTGTCTAAGTCTGCTAG GCAACACCACAGTTCTCTGGGTTCTCCTCCGGTGCATGAAGCTAAAGACTATGACGGACATATGCCTCCTCAACCTGGCCCTGTCTGACCTCATACTGGCTGTATCCCTGCCCCTCTGGGCCTACAATTCCCAGAACCTTGCATCATGCAAACTGATTACAGGAGTCTATCAG CTGGGTTTCTACGGTGGGACTTTTTTTGTGACCCTAATGAGCGTGGACCGCTACCTGGCCATCGTCCACGCTGTTGCAGCCATGCGAGCACGTTCACTTCGTTATGGAATCGCAGCCGGCATCACTGTCTGGGTTATATCTGTCATCATGGCAATCCCTCAGATAACATTTGCCTCCTTGGAGATAAATACAGATGACAACAGCTCCCAGTGCCAGCCACTGTACCCAGACGACACACAGCAGTTTTGGAAGATGCTGCGAAACTTCAGTGAGAACACAGTGGGCCTTTTTGTGTGCCTCCCAATCATGATTTTCTGCTATGTGAAAATCCTTGTTGTGCTGTCCAAGTCCAGGAACTCCAAAAAGAACAGAGCTGTGAAGCTGATATTCaccatagtgtgtgtgtttgtggtgtgcTGGGTCCCCTACAATGTCACAGTTTTCCTTCAGACACTGCAGCTGTTTGGAATCCTGGACACCTGCGAGGCTTCAAAAACCATCAATTCTGCCATGGGCTTCGCTGAGATCATTGCACTGTCTCACTGCTGTGTAAATCCAGTCATCTATGCATTTATAGGGGAGAAGTTTAGGAAGTCACTGGGCAGAGTGCTGGCTAGATACTTCTGCTGGAGTCACCAGAGCAGCACTTTCAGCCTTAGAGAcaccacagagaaagagacttCCAACACGCCTGTAAGATCAGATTATTAA